One window from the genome of Anopheles coluzzii chromosome X, AcolN3, whole genome shotgun sequence encodes:
- the LOC120960328 gene encoding transmembrane protein 47 isoform X1 gives MSQNYTARNDNYYQKEFGLTSVQSIDGDSLPDYSEFDTESVTLDYFKESTKRGPSPDKMAPTTTIETVTITRPLKVIAFICGVIVIILMILALTSTDWLMAESWRQGLFVHCIEEGYELPLPFNLQDPAGCYPSRDVAYIKATAALCIITLVTDALATFLTGLGLRTQDHNLKYKFYRVAVLIMMVALISLLVAVILYPICFAAELNIANRLVWEFGWAYGVGWGAAIFLFGAVVLLLCDKESEEIYYKERKIVHDASLRD, from the exons ATGTCGCAAAACTACACCGCCCGGAATGATAATTACTATCAGAAGGAGTTCGGGCTGACCAGTGTGCAATCAATCGATGGCGATTCCCTGCCGGACTACAGCGAGTTCGATACGGAGTCGGTAACGTTGGACTATTTCAAGGAAAG TACCAAACGTGGACCTTCGCCGGacaaaatggcaccaacgaCAACAATCGAAACCGTCACCATCACGCGACCACTGAAG GTCATTGCGTTCATCTGTGGCGTAATTGTCATCATTCTCATGATACTGGCCCTCACCTCCACCGACTGGCTGATGGCGGAGAGCTGGCGCCAGGGCCTGTTTGTGCACTGCATCGAGGAGGGGTACGAGCTGCCGCTACCGTTCAACCTGCAGGATCCGGCCGGCTGCTATCCGAGCCGCGATGTCG CCTACATCAAGGCGACGGCGGCGCTCTGCATCATCACGCTCGTTACCGATGCGCTGGCCACCTTCCTGACCGGGCTGGGGCTGCGCACGCAGGATCACAACCTCAAGTACAAGTTCTACCGTGTGGCCGTGCTGATCATGATGGTTGCCC TCATCTCGCTGCTGGTCGCCGTCATTCTGTACCCGATTTGCTTCGCTGCCGAGCTGAATATTG CCAACCGACTGGTGTGGGAGTTCGGCTGGGCGTACGGTGTCGGCTGGGGTGCGGCCATCTTCCTGTTCGGTGCAGTCGTCCTGCTGCTGTGCGACAAGGAGTCGGAGGAGATCTACTAcaaggaaaggaaaattgtACACGACGCATCGTTAAGAGACTAG
- the LOC120960451 gene encoding uncharacterized protein LOC120960451: MSESASDTLDSGPFHTGKVEEHEQYGRRHQHHHHNQQRRSLTPGGKKDARYEPGTTRTAMSPMGDLPAGDDDDDQQQQQQRKLSGPGDREATGGGGPPNSAAGRTRYTASQLLALRDTNLSKVRPPCMDDPKSEKHLKMISMLARRSETPYDEDGPPAGGGGASGAGGFGRNRASYGGGSSSAGSGAGGSSSLGAGSGNGPGLGSAGRGEMRRSVGGSGGSGGMADPKERLRKEEGIVLSPQRRSFNMGCQMPSAPSSGGAGSSLGLSGSLLRSDRDMLGGGGGGGGGSGGGGGSGGGGGGGGGGRERRIGSGRIMTRDSLWEYGRMESGDYRAGSGGGGAGGNSSSSGGSFRDREPMAMRGEPGGKDGKDGPRGRNSEGRGLQEKDYHDEGGGRYEPRESRDRRDRWGDKGDSGRGPMRGYHKGGSSGYGEGRGDGSYYGGGGGYGGGSGNSYGNYGSSSGGNSSNHHHHHHHHHHHGGGEGGRSYGDRRRYNSDNGRDNEEPEWFSEPTSQHDTIELRGFDDPLSEHGSESGDTPNGDGRDDTEGSPDHHQTAAVAPDQSEATAGTKRPTEEPTGEWRPELDETLLKLIEDGMPKASTEEEVRADGLRLIRELKRVSMKELGRATPSQPAAEEEVPAAVLKLIEDYMPKGSNGPPSKEKVRTDGIIRLLKEFKRMSLKELSGFQGRETPSQPPAKEEAVLKLIEDGMPKASTEEEGRADGIRLMKELCGSRDRATPSQPPAEEEALTDGIRLMEELCGFRNMVQTDYSAMDMLLNDVGGGSRESRFSQFFRQDNDTAAKGDSEGVVAAAAADAKDRRSRQNSLHEDIGKMMKGIAAFDDIVSGATATSNKFFAPISPAATSNTPQSFLELFHRTALKGQLEPPQQPVGQRPLDGTPQPFDRHAMHLNSMMADEQQQGKQQQLHHEQQQQLQNRSLQQLLGVTGSGGGGGGGAGPPSGTPPGATERGPVGPLMPNLGAMPSPASLGQVHSVEELEARFRQSDLNGGEGGAPSGGRTPGPPNDPFAEQQPMAIGGGGGGSIPRLIMPGNDPAIGAIHPPVVAAPPAGGAPPTTPDGGAVRQQELLAFKKLLNQMSENQMNGGGGGPPPHQPGPPVQQHHGHPAHAAHMAAVAAQHQGGQGPPPHQGAAMSALPAMLQMMHMAPMPHPGTDQRHATELLKRPETQTLMMAVARGEVSQHSLWQQLTNPATAQSHREIIAAVLGACNGGSRVVSPSLLLNPNSIQPPMPMPIPPPAAPAGAGANLLFHPKQQVRLSPLPNGMPQRIPSPRELQYHTQSILQNALIRKKLEEQRENYRKRQEQQQQQQQQQQQQQQQQQQQQQQQQQQQQQPSQPQPASQQQPQPPEQPGQPEELQQKLKEQQQPMMHQGPPAAQSMQNFPHLPPAQSEQDAAPQQQHHQSAAEPSQEPRHAQHSDAPDHQSAQPTGQQPANPAEMGPAAAASAVPGNTSMIKAGGGGPIGGGRMISGGAAASATVSPSKQNQMQTQQVASPTPLAFTPTSVLRKMTAAQEKEPDSAIPHHMQQQQQQQQLPPQQQQQGPMPQPQLPLPPAHPQMMLNEQQQQQQQGHLPHVEPGRMGLNYSALLEMMQHQQYMKQQMQQQMQQHQKPFPLHPHGPQHPVMHPMPGGPQPPQPPPQQQQQQQPPQPSQPGQFPAESQPPQSEQQQQQRPSPFGQPGPHPPPPMNMMHHHGPGVGANHLPVVPAIINPMGSMPSSVVGAMRNMQPAMPNNIPWNMKQLQQQQPQSNVPQSQPQPQPGGPGQLMPPQLALQQQQQQQQNSQNQPQQQQQQQPQPPQHMNMPKPQGRPILKGGSGNGGQMPQQLQQQQQQQQQMPLIHPLPQHALSPMTGPLNFGGNMDFPQQQQQQQQQQQQQQQQQQQQQQQQQQPFNNNRSGNPILGAHHPMAPPSSQQGPQQQQQPGQQQQQQQPPHQQPQQQQQQQHSPNMISPHMQQLLQQQRQMQQQRAIRNQHVHMNMMPLQQQQQQQQPFRIPNMPIGGSGQQQQQQQQQQQQQQQQNATGNGPSAGGGVINYNRDGGLSPTSNQLARWFSPELLAQASAGKLPSLNIGQAMSLEEFERNMQHSSTTVHN; encoded by the exons ATGTCCGAGTCGGCCTCCGACACGCTCGATAGCGGCCCGTTTCACACCGGCAAGGTGGAGGAGCACGAGCAGTACGGGCGgcggcaccagcaccaccaccacaaccagcAGCGCCGATCCCTGACGCCCGGCGGCAAAAAGGACGCACGATACGAACCGGGGACGACGAGGACGGCGATGTCACCGATGGGCGATCTGCCGGCcggcgacgatgacgacgatcagcagcagcagcagcaaaggaagCTGTCCGGGCCGGGCGACCGGGAGGCAACGGGAGGCGGCGGACCACCAAACAGTGCGGCCGGGCGCACCCGGTACACGGCGTCGCAGCTGCTGGCGCTGCGCGACACCAACCTGTCCAAGGTGCGGCCGCCCTGCATGGACGACCCGAAGTCGGAGAAGCACCTGAAGATGATCTCGATGCTGGCGCGCCGCTCCGAAACGCCCTACGACGAGGACGGGCCACCggcgggcggtggtggtgcgtcCGGCGCAGGAGGCTTCGGGCGGAACCGGGCCTCGTATGGCGGGGGCTCATCCTCGGCCGGTAGCGGAGCCGGTGGCAGCAGCTCGCTTGGGGCCGGATCGGGCAACGGGCCCGGGCTGGGTAGTGCCGGGCGGGGCGAGATGCGCCGCTCGGTCGGTGGCAGCGGGGGCAGCGGCGGCATGGCCGATCCGAAGGAGCGGCTGCGGAAGGAGGAGGGCATCGTGCTGTCGCCGCAGCGCCGCTCGTTCAACATGGGCTGCCAGATGCCGTCCGCCCCGTCGTCGGGCGGGGCCGGCAGCAGCCTGGGACTGTCCGGGAGCCTGCTGCGCTCCGACCGGGACATGCTcggcggaggaggaggtggtggaggaggcagtggcggcggtggaggaAGCGgtggaggcggcggcggcggcggcggtggacgCGAGCGACGCATCGGCAGCGGGCGGATCATGACGCGCGACAGCCTGTGGGAGTACGGCCGGATGGAGTCGGGCGACTATCGTGCGggcagtggcggcggcggagcgGGCGGCAATTCGTCCTCGTCCGGGGGCAGCTTCCGCGACCGGGAACCGATGGCGATGCGCGGCGAGCCGGGCGGCAAGGACGGGAAGGATGGGCCGCGGGGGCGCAACAGCGAGGGCCGCGGCCTGCAGGAGAAGGACTACCACGACGAGGGCGGCGGCCGGTACGAGCCGCGGGAGTCGCGCGATCGCCGCGACCGCTGGGGCGACAAGGGCGACAGTGGCCGGGGGCCGATGCGGGGCTACCACAAGGGCGGCTCGTCCGGCTACGGCGAAGGCCGGGGCGACGGTTCGTACTACGGGGGTGGTGGCGGGTACGGTGGTGGAAGCGGCAACAGTTACGGAAATTACGGCTCGAGCAGtggcggcaacagcagcaaccatcatcaccaccaccatcaccatcaccatcatggGGGCGGCGAAGGCGGCCGCAGCTATGGCGACCGGCGCCGGTACAACAGCGACAACGGGCGGGACAACGAGGAGCCGGAGTGGTTCAGCGAGCCGACCTCCCAGCACGACACGATTGAGCTGCGCGGGTTCGACGATCCGCTGTCCGAGCATGGCAGCGAATCGGGCGACACGCCGAACGGCGACGGCCGCGACGATACGGAGGGCTCGCCCGACCACCACCagacggcggcggtggcgccCGATCAGTCCGAGGCGACGGCCGGCACGAAACGGCCGACCGAGGAACCGACCGGCGAATGGCGGCCCGAGCTGGACGAGACGCTGCTGAAGCTGATCGAGGACGGAATGCCGAAGGCATCGACGGAGGAGGAGGTGCGGGCGGACGGCTTGCGCCTGATCAGGGAGCTGAAGCGCGTGTCGATGAAGGAGCTGGGCCGGGCGACGCCCTCCCAGCCGGCGGCCGAGGAGGAAGTGCCGGCGGCGGTGCTGAAGCTGATCGAGGACTACATGCCGAAGGGCAGCAACGGGCCGCCGAGCAAGGAGAAGGTGCGGACGGATGGCATTATACGCCTGCTCAAGGAGTTCAAGCGCATGTCGCTGAAGGAGCTGAGCGGCTTCCAGGGCCGGGAGACGCCCTCCCAGCCGCCGGCCAAGGAGGAAGCGGTGCTGAAGCTGATCGAGGACGGGATGCCGAAGGCATCGACCGAGGAGGAAGGGCGGGCGGACGGCATACGGCTGATGAAGGAGCTGTGCGGGTCCCGGGACCGGGCGACGCCCTCCCAGCCGCCGGCCGAGGAGGAAGCGCTGACGGACGGTATCCGTCTGATGGAGGAGCTGTGCGGCTTCCGGAACATGGTGCAGACTGATTACAGCGCAATGGACATGTTGCTG AACGATGTCGGTGGCGGTAGTCGCGAGAGCCGATTTTCGCAATTTTTCCGCCAAGACAACGATACCGCCGCCAAGGGGGATAGTGAGGgcgtggtggcggcggcggcagccgaTGCGAAGGACCGGCGCAGCCGCCAGAACTCGCTGCACGAGGACATCGGCAAGATGATGAAGGGCATCGCGGCGTTCGACGACATCGTGAGTGGGGCGACCGCTACCAGCAACAAGTTCTTCGCGCCGATCTCGCCGGCCGCCACCTCCAACACGCCCCAGTCGTTCCTGGAGCTGTTTCACCGCACCGCGCTGAAGGGCCAGCTCGAACCGCCGCAGCAGCCGGTAGGCCAGCGGCCGCTAGACGGGACGCCGCAGCCGTTCGATCGGCACGCGATGCACCTGAACTCAATGATGGcagacgagcagcagcaggggaagcagcagcagttgcaccacgagcagcagcaacagctgcaGAACCGCagcctgcagcagctgctgggcGTGAccggtagtggtggtggtggtggtggtggtgccggtcCTCCTTCTGGTACGCCGCCGGGCGCTACCGAGCGCGGGCCGGTCGGGCCACTGATGCCCAATCTGGGCGCGATGCCGTCCCCGGCCAGCCTCGGCCAGGTGCACAGTGTCGAGGAGCTGGAGGCACGGTTCCGCCAGTCCGACCTGAACGGGGGAGAGGGTGGCGCACCGAGCGGTGGCAGAACGCCCGGCCCACCGAACGATCCGTTCGCCGAACAGCAACCGATGGCgatcggtggcggcggcggcggatcCATCCCGCGGCTAATCATGCCGGGCAACGACCCGGCGATCGGGGCGATCCATCCGCCAGTGGTAGCAGCGCCTCCGGCCGGTGGTGCCCCTCCCACCACCCCCGACGGTGGCGCGGTACGGCAGCAGGAGCTGCTCGCGTTCAAGAAGCTGCTCAACCAGATGAGCGAAAATCAGATGAACGGAGGCGGTGGCGGCCCACCACCGCACCAGCCCGGACCAccggtgcagcagcaccacggcCATCCGGCACACGCCGCCCACATGGCGGCCGTTGCGGCCCAGCACCAGGGCGGACAGGGTCCACCTCCGCACCAGGGCGCGGCCATGTCGGCGCTGCCGGCCATGCTGCAGATGATGCATATGGCTCCGATGCCACACCCAG GAACTGATCAGCGGCACGCCACCGAGCTGCTGAAGCGGCCGGAAACGCAAACGCTCATGATGGCAGTGGCGCGGGGCGAAGTGTCCCAGCACAGCCTGTGGCAGCAGCTGACGAACCCGGCGACGGCCCAGTCGCACCGGGAGATCATCGCGGCCGTGCTCGGCGCGTGCAACGGTGGGTCGCGCGTCGTGTCGCCGAGCCTGCTGCTCAACCCGAACAGTATTCAACCGCCCATGCCAATGCCGATACCGCCCCCAGCTGCCCCGGCCGGGGCCGGCGCCAACCTGCTGTTTCACCCGAAGCAGCAGGTGCGCCTGTCCCCGCTGCCCAATGGGATGCCGCAGCGGATTCCGTCACCGCGCGAGCTGCAGTACCACACGCAGTCCATCCTGCAGAACGCACTGATACGCAAGAAGCTCGAGGAGCAGCGTGAAAACTATCGCAAGAGacaggaacagcagcagcagcagcagcaacagcaacagcaacagcagcagcaacagcagcagcaacagcagcaacagcagcagcaacaacagcaaccatcACAGCCGCAGCCAGCATCGCAACAGCAACCCCAGCCACCGGAGCAGCCGGGACAGCCGGAAGAGCTGCAGCAGAAGCTgaaagagcagcaacagccgaTGATGCACCAGGGCCCGCCAGCTGCACAGTCGATGCAAAATTTTCCTCATCTGCCTCCGGCACAGTCCGAGCAGGATGcagcaccgcagcagcagcaccatcaatCAGCGGCGGAACCGTCCCAGGAGCCGCGCCATGCGCAACATTCCGACGCACCCGACCATCAGTCGGCACAGCCGACCGGTCAGCAGCCAGCGAATCCGGCCGAAATGggaccggcagcagcagcatcagcagtgcCCGGCAACACTAGCATGATCAAAGCCGGCGGTGGCGGCCCTATCGGTGGAGGGCGCATGATTAGTGGCGGTGCCGCGGCGAGTGCGACAGTCTCACCGTCGAAGCAGAACCAGATGCAAACGCAACAGGTCGCGTCGCCGACGCCGCTCGCTTTTACGCCCACGTCCGTGCTGCGCAAGATGACGGCGGCACAGGAAAAGGAACCGGACAGTGCGATCCCGCAccacatgcagcagcagcagcagcagcagcagctaccgccgcaacagcagcaacagggtCCCATGCCCCAACCACAACTGCCATTACCGCCAGCCCATCCGCAAATGATGCtcaacgagcagcagcagcagcagcagcagggccaTCTGCCGCACGTCGAACCGGGCCGCATGGGGCTCAACTATTCAGCCCTGCTCGAGATGATGCAGCACCAGCAGTACATGAAGCAgcagatgcagcagcaaatgcagcAGCATCAGAAACCGTTCCCGCTGCATCCGCACGGCCCGCAGCACCCGGTGATGCATCCGATGCCTGGCGGGCCGCAACCACCGCAGCCGccgccccagcagcagcaacagcagcagccaccgcaACCGTCCCAACCGGGGCAATTCCCAGCCGAATCTCAACCACCGCagtcggagcagcagcagcagcagcgtccgTCACCATTCGGGCAGCCGGGTCCGCATCCGCCGCCCCCGATGAACATGATGCACCATCACGGGCCGGGCGTCGGTGCGAACCATCTGCCGGTGGTGCCGGCGATCATCAACCCGATGGGCTCGATGCCGTCGTCGGTCGTGGGTGCAATGCGCAACATGCAGCCTGCGATGCCGAACAACATTCCATGGAATAtgaagcagctgcagcagcagcagccacagtcGAACGTACCGCAATCGCAGCCGCAACCGCAGCCGGGCGGTCCGGGGCAGCTAATGCCACCCCAGCTggcactgcagcagcagcagcagcagcaacagaattCGCAAAATCAaccccaacagcagcagcaacagcagccgcaacCACCGCAACACATGAACATGCCAAAACCGCAAGGCCGGCCCATACTGAAGG GTGGCAGCGGAAATGGTGGCCAGATGCCACAAcagctgcaacagcagcagcagcagcagcaacaaatgcCGCTGATACATCCACTGCCCCAGCATGCACTGTCGCCGATGACGGGTCCGCTGAACTTTGGCGGCAACATGGATttcccccagcagcagcagcagcagcagcagcaacagcagcaacagcagcaacagcagcaacagcagcaacagcagcagcaacaaccattCAACAACAACCGCAGCGGAAATCCAATCCTCGGTGCGCATCATCCGATGGCACCGCCGTCATCACAGCAGggcccacagcagcagcagcagccgggtcagcagcagcagcaacaacaaccgccACATcagcaaccgcagcagcagcagcagcagcaacattcgCCCAACATGATCAGCCCGCACATGCAGCAGCTGTTGCAGCAACAGCGtcaaatgcagcagcagcgtgcgaTACGTAACCAGCACGTGCACATGAATATGATGCcactgcaacagcagcagcagcagcagcagccgttcCGAATTCCAAACATGCCAATCGGTGGAAGtggacagcagcaacagcagcagcagcagcagcagcagcagcagcagcagcagaacgcaACCGGCAACGGGCCATCGGCGGGCGGCGGCGTGATCAACTACAACCGGGACGGAGGGCTCTCGCCGACCAGCAACCAGCTGGCCCGCTGGTTCTCGCCCGAGCTGCTCGCCCAGGCGTCCGCCGGCAAGCTGCCGTCGCTCAACATCGGCCAGGCGATGAGCCTCGAGGAGTTTGAGCGCAACATGCAGCACTCGTCGACCACTGTACATAACTAA
- the LOC120960328 gene encoding transmembrane protein 47 isoform X2, whose translation MAPTTTIETVTITRPLKVIAFICGVIVIILMILALTSTDWLMAESWRQGLFVHCIEEGYELPLPFNLQDPAGCYPSRDVAYIKATAALCIITLVTDALATFLTGLGLRTQDHNLKYKFYRVAVLIMMVALISLLVAVILYPICFAAELNIANRLVWEFGWAYGVGWGAAIFLFGAVVLLLCDKESEEIYYKERKIVHDASLRD comes from the exons atggcaccaacgaCAACAATCGAAACCGTCACCATCACGCGACCACTGAAG GTCATTGCGTTCATCTGTGGCGTAATTGTCATCATTCTCATGATACTGGCCCTCACCTCCACCGACTGGCTGATGGCGGAGAGCTGGCGCCAGGGCCTGTTTGTGCACTGCATCGAGGAGGGGTACGAGCTGCCGCTACCGTTCAACCTGCAGGATCCGGCCGGCTGCTATCCGAGCCGCGATGTCG CCTACATCAAGGCGACGGCGGCGCTCTGCATCATCACGCTCGTTACCGATGCGCTGGCCACCTTCCTGACCGGGCTGGGGCTGCGCACGCAGGATCACAACCTCAAGTACAAGTTCTACCGTGTGGCCGTGCTGATCATGATGGTTGCCC TCATCTCGCTGCTGGTCGCCGTCATTCTGTACCCGATTTGCTTCGCTGCCGAGCTGAATATTG CCAACCGACTGGTGTGGGAGTTCGGCTGGGCGTACGGTGTCGGCTGGGGTGCGGCCATCTTCCTGTTCGGTGCAGTCGTCCTGCTGCTGTGCGACAAGGAGTCGGAGGAGATCTACTAcaaggaaaggaaaattgtACACGACGCATCGTTAAGAGACTAG